The nucleotide sequence GTTGAAGCTTGGGGAACCTGTCTTAGATTGGAAATGAGAAGATGGGGAGTAGATGTAGTTATTGTTGAAACAGGTGAATATGTATCTGGGAATGCATGGTTAAAAAATAACAGTTCACTGTTGGAACAAGCTAGAGAAATGTGGACCCAGTTAGATCCTCAGACTCGCAAAGAATATGGACAAGAATTATTTCAAAAAGAAATGTTAGCCCTGGAGAAATATACTCAAGGTCCAGAAGCAGATTTGACACCAGTAACCAGAGCTTTAACCGATGGTGTTATAAAAACTTTTCCTATTAGAAGGTACACACCAGTTTCTCGTAAAGAAAGGATACAGGCTTTGTGTAGTGATTATCTTCCAAAACCAGTTTACGACATATTATATACAAATTAATTAGAAATAGAGGTGATCAGatacaattaaaagaaaaagaatgttTAATATTATCTAAAGTTTAATAAACACTGCCATGGCTTCAATATAACTATAATATTTACGTCAATAAAAGCAACGAAAAACCTAAATACGAAAAATcccaaataatatttttttacagAGGTAATTTACTTAAAAATGTTCCATAGAATTATTAAATCGTACatgaatataaaattataaacgCGTGCATGCACAAAGATCGTACAAATATTAGAAACTGATATTCAATTTATTATGTTATATTAGATTATATACACATAACTATTTAGTTCATTATACGAATTGACAAAGAATGCATCTAGggaacattatctattgaaacGGGATGTAATTTAGCGTAGGTAAACAAGTTCCATTATACATAAATGACAGTTAAATAAGTTATTAATATACTTGTTAATACAAATATTTGTAATTACAAAATGTACTAACTTAATCTAAACACTTTAtaatgaaaattataataaaataatatttactgtcTTTACCTTCTTTGTCCGCTTTCCACTTCACCAGTTTGAAACTCTCCATGAAACTGCCATTTTTGTCAACATTTTTCGAATGCATTTACACTCCATGCAAGATAGATCGCGCTAGTGGTTTCATCGGTTCCATATTTCATAATGTCGGTAAAAATATTTCCGCAAAATAAAGATTTTGTTACACAAAATTGAGAAAAATAACAATATGGTCAATTCTTCGATTCATTGATTACGTTAATAAGAAACTAAAGCGAAAATGTATCGATCGTTTATAATTAGTTAAAATACTCTTTGATCGGTTTTCGTTAATCCACTCTTTTCCAAAGAAACATTCGGCCATGCGATAAAAAAGAAAGGTCAATTACTTCGGCGGAAATGTTACCTGTTCGTTTCTTTTAAAAGGAAGTGTGTTTTATCGTTCGACCACTATAATCGGTAATTAATTTCGATTAATAACAGTATCCGCTACTACGCGATCTTGTTTTTATTCCAACGTATATATACAAGACGAAGTTCAATACATGCGTGCGTGCATACGTGCTTGTGTGCTTTCCACACATACGAGTTTCACGGTGTGTAAAGAAATTCGCGGTGGCTGTATAGTGGCAGGGGGAGGTCTTTAGCCCCCTTCGTGAGGCAGACGCCGGTAATGAGTTTTTATACTATAACTGCGGCGACACCGACGACAGgcacaataatatcaacaacaaCGATAACAACAACGACGACGGCAGCAGCGGTAGCGGTAACAGCGACGACGACGGCTACGTCGACAACAACAACGGCGCCGGCGGTTGCCGTGTCGCCCGAAGCTGCACCTGGTTGGATAGAATTCTGTGAGAGACACGCCCGCGCTTCAGCTTCTGATTTTGCTAAGGCTTTTTGTACCTATGTCAGTTTAAACTTGCCCGAAAGTGCCAGATCGAATCTCTCTCACCGTGATTTTTTAAGGAAATTCGTCGAAAGCTTCTGTGAACACTTTGAAAGCGAATACTTGCGTCGTACAGTCAGGTCTGTTGtaatcctaaaaaatatattctttaattagtaaatttctttcatattttattcaaaatttatatTTGACTATTTGAATATTTCCTAAATTAATATTGTTGTTTATATACATCAATATTCATTCTACGTACATAAAAATTAGAAGCTAAATTAAAATGAACTGTATAAAATTGTGACTTActttgtttattatattttacaggCCTCCATCTTTGTACAATACAAGACATACAACAATCAATGATAGGGATATTAATGTTGTAAGTCAAAACAATAGTGCTCCTATTCGCACTTCATCCCATGAAGAATTTAGTGATTATTCTGAACATGATGGGGATGCAATATCACCAAAACCTGCACATAAACCTTTTTTTCGTCGCTTGTCTTTTAAAGGGcttaagaaaggtaaaagttttTTTCATAAGCAACAAAGCGATGAAGTGGAACTATCCCATAGTGAACATCGTAGGGACAAACACTCGAAAACTAAACTCTCAAAGATTGTGGTAGAATGTAGAAAAGAAGGCATTGTTAATTCCTTAATGGgagaaaatattgatggtactcAGAAATGGGAAAAATCTAGACTTGCCTTAATAAAAGCAATTGGCGGATATATGTTAGAATTTTATTCTCCTCCAAAAGCAGTAAAACCACGTAGTGGTGTGTTTTGTTCTGCAATAATAGAAGCTAGAGAAACAACTGCTCTGGAAATGCCAGATCATGAAAATACATTTGTGTTAAAAACACAAAATATGGAATTTGTAATAGAAGCTCATGATTCAAATGACATGAGGTCGTGGTTAGCTACTATTAAATATTGTATGCGCACAGTTCAACAAAATGCAATGAATCCAAGTTCTGGAACAGATGCTACTGGAGACTCTTTAGGACATGGTTTGTTAGCTGTTGGTAATGAAGGAGATAGATTGAGAGCTAATTCTGCAAGTAAAAGTTCTCGATCTGCAACACATGAACATGGAGATGAGACACCAAACAATCCACCAGAAATACCTCCAAGACTTCGTACAAGAAGTAATAGCAATTTGGAATTATGTTCATCGCAACAAGATATTGAACAAAGTAAGTATTTTTATCTATGAAAAGCACATGAAATTGTGTAATTTACAGAttagagaaaattaaatttcattacagTGGCTACAAATGATGGTGAAATGGATTTGTCAAGCAGCTTAAGAGAGTATCCATGGTTTCATGGAACTCTTCCTAGGTCAGATGCAGCACAACTTGTTTTGCATAGTGCTGCTAATGGTCATGGCGTCTTTCTTGTTCGCCAAAGTGAAACAAGAAAAGGAGAATTTGTACTAACTTTTAATTTTCAAGGCAGGGCAAAGGTAAAATTAGTGTTTAATTAAACTATATTATAATCCAATTAAagttatataaaataattcgtcctttttttctttctttttcctaATTTAAATTGCAGCATTTACGTATGACATTAAATGACCAAGGTCACTGTCGAGTTCAGCATCTTTGCTTTCCTGCCATATATGATATGCTTGAACACTTCCGTCAAAATGCCATACCTCTTGAATCTGGTGGAACTGCAGATGTAACTTTGACAGAGTTTGTTGTGGCGAATCATACTACACGATCAAGTCATCATAATGTAACTGGAACAAACCAACAACAATTACAAGAAAGAAGACCTCCAGCAGCCCCGGAGCCCAGAGAAGTAAGAGTCAGCAGTGGAAGTCTAACTCCTCTTGAGTGAACGCGAGTGGCCAACACCCACAGTCTGAAGTCTAATCTACAGACAGTGAGTAAATAACCAACTAAAGTGATGCACCCATTTTTCGTGCGGCTGgaaatatatacatacatactaaATTAATATTCGTGTGTCCGCAAAGGTTTCATCAGTTCCTTAGTAGTTCATGTAGTGCCATATTCGGATTATTTTGTAAGTATTCAAACACTATTACCTCTTTTGTTTAAAATGTAAAttgttttatattattaatgtgTCATTTATTTGTTGCTAATGTTTCTTTTTTACTTATCTATAAtggtaaatattataatatgtaATGTTTCTTTAGTAATTAATGATATtctcttttttttatcaaaattatacgatactttacatttttatattcaaACAGAATTTTATACATACTATTTTTTACTTTctctattaataatttattacaaaatactGTAATTTATGTATTTccgttttaaaataaatttatataaattttgcaTACTCGCTATgttattttatgaaaaacaattAATTATCTTGTTACTTTCactgttttttattttcataatattttttaatagttttatatTAAGTGTATGTACTCATAAATTTTAAATCCGAATGTGGAAACTTCGTAGAATGTAaccaaatatttttatacatataactGGTATTATGACAGGAGTAATTGTTAAAAATGTAACATGCCTCATGTCAAATGTGTGACAATTCTTAGCATTGAAGAACTTTTTGGATATTATGAAAGACAatgatgctcaacaagtatgaccgTGGGGCAAGGAGCTCGCTTTTGTacataaaatattcttaaaatttCTGGTTTCCTCTGTTTAATTATTCTAATGTTATTTTCTACtctctttttaaaaaaaaacctTCGACTTTTCAATACTACAAATTAATTAGGACGAAGATCAGTTCATGCCATATTgcttattatgatttttaatccagaaaatttaagaaaaatttcGGTTACTTCAgttgaaaaaattttaaactaataatCACCTATTTGTTAATAATATAGGTGCGTACATATGGAGGTTCTATAAGAACACGTATAGAATCACTGGAAAGACTGGAACAACAAAACAACATTGTGGAACAACAAAGTTCATCATCATCTAGTGGTAGAGCCATTCAAAATACTTACAGTTTTTTTTGACAATGGATTCACAATACTCTACCATCAAGCTATAGCCCAGTTAGACTTCTAGATTAAGTACTTTCTCCATTAActcactaaaaaaaaaaaaggcagagCCTTTAAGCTGGGCTTATAACTACATATTATTCTAAAAGGTCACTTAAAAGTGTATTATTCCACttacataaataatatattttctcaAATCGACTGCTTCCAATTTTTCCAATCTCGCAAGAAAAGTTTCCAAGAATATATTCATTGAAatgtttttgttaaattttgcaaGTAGAATTTAGATTCTCGAATGTAACAGTTTTATGGATATAGTCTTTAAAATGATATAATACACAAATCATTTCAGAACTTTAATAAGATTTAAAACatgatttttacaatttttccttTACGTACGTTCAGATATACTAACTCCTCTTTTCGTAAATCGCAACTTTTTTAACTGTATTTTAGGGGTATGCGAAAACCTGAAATTTCAATTATCtgagcctcgggtcgggcgagaTTCCGAAAATATCTTACGACATAAGAATATTGAAATTCACGAAATTTTAGATACATGATCGTACATTTTAAACGTGTAATAACTACTTAATTATAGTGTAATTATCATGTGATTACCATTGAATAACATCAAGAATATGAACAGTTTCTTTCTGTAATGTCAAATTTTGTTCCAAATCGTGTTTCGGATACCCGGAATTTTAGGAATTCTGATATTCTTACATCGTGACGTACTTTTGGGATCTTGGCCTGATTCGACCTGACATTCTCGGGTTCTCGCACATCCCTACTGTATTCTATTGAAGCGATTGAAAGAATATTTTAAGACTATAGAAAATAATCCATTATGATAATTAATTCACTTAAGCGTATGTACTTAAACAGTGTTAAATGTAAAAGAAATCATGTATCTAAATGTACATGCGAATTAGTCTTCTTTTATATGTAAATTTATTGCAGGAAATTTTTCTAGTACGACTTCCTCCTTTCTCCTATAAACAACAAAccgtattaatagaaaccaatgTTGATGTATTTACACAGTGCTCTGGTTAAACTTTGTTCTAAGGAATCGAGTTCTAGGTATATCAAACTAGtcccaatattttaaataattattaatcttaTTATACATCCCCGTATAAATACATCGATTTGTTAAGAGAATAATTTGACTATAAtactaaatgtaaataaaagtaaaacaCAGTAAGTACAAttctatattattttaaaataagatTCTGTTTCACAATGTACTAAGTGACGAAgaaaattaacaaattaatatttaagaattattcataatattataaaacaatttaattGAATATACAAAATAaggttataaataaataaataattatgctGATAATATCGATATCACAAaacataattaataaaaaaaatgcagaaagtattaaaaaaaatacaaaaatatttttgttaataaaagcaGAACTGATTACTgtgatacaaattttttttgcgCAATATTAAAGTATAATTTCGTTGTCACAATCATAATATTTCTTTTACATCTAAAGAAGAAATACGAGTCTGAAGATAACACTTTAATtgtaaatttcagaaatctcaatctaaaatataattcttgtTATGAAAATTATATACAAAACTGTATTTAAATGTTTAGatatcgtaaaagagaaaaataaaactaCTTTCCATTTTAAAACTGACtttttataaattaaagaaataaaaaactcATTAGACGTAATAAAAACTCACGCTAGGCTTTgatacaaattaaaaattttgaaaattaaaattgctgCCATAGAACGCATGTATGTaaacataataatataataaatttaaaaaaagctaatataaataaaaatccaaCTATTTAATTATCAAATATATTTACAAGATATATTTCTTTAGAAtcatattatttttcttaaattttataaatagctAGGGACATGTTTCACTTGGATACGAACGGTTGCATCCATATGTTAACCTATATCTGTAATTATACAGTGTATCGTATCAAGTGAATTGACATTTTACTTTTCTGGGACGGTACATgtacatttttaattattatccaaaaaattaatgtttctgttaattattttacatCTGGTATCAATGATGTACGTTTAAGAAAAACAATATCAgcgatatttataaatatataactAGAAACAAGTAAATTTAAGAATACTCGATTAGTATTAGAATAATTGTGCATTATCGTCTTAAAAATTAGATAAGAGTTATATATGGTTCAATTATAAATACTGTGTCGTACTTGTTATGTACAACAGTTGCAAGGCGCCACGTCATTCGACAAGTACACACGATTATTGGCATGGCATCTCAGGTAATAAAGCTTCTTAATTCAGTgcgagaataaaaaataaactaaataatataaatttaagGTATACGAATTCAATGTAGAAATGACGTGCGACGGATGCGCTAATGCTGTAACAAATGTACTTAATAAAAAGGAAGGtactgatcaatattatatagatAAGACATTTTCACAAcgttaatttaataattaagttTACGTTTTActtcaattttaaataaaattgtgtatTTTAATTTCAGTTATTTAAAtatgatatttaaaatttataagaCTTAAAATGTCTTGAAAACATGCCTGCGAAAGTAGATACATATGTTGTAATTTTACTTAAATTAATTTCTAGGTGTTACTGACATTAAAATTGATTTAGAAGGAAGAAAGGTATCTGTAACATCTATACTTCCTTCTGATGAGGTATTACAAGTTATTAAGAAAACTGGAAAGCAGTGCCAATTCTTAggagtaaaaaaataaatataatacagaCCTAATAACTATTTTTGGAGAATTaatgattttatttataaaaaatcattAAATAAAGACTACGACTAATAAAATAAGTTTCAAATCATGTAAAGACACAAATGAATTTCAGAGAAACATGAACTCAATTTTAAACAtgtatttcaaaaatatatatgtatgtatataaataaaataaccaGTCAActtcataaataaaatatattttacttaTTTCCTTAATTCTTTGTGGCGTTGCCTCCTATGcacgccaccagagggatcgcaCCTCTCACAAGCATTCGACCAACCCCTCCGTTACTATAcaagatgttcggccacccctgggaaaaattttaatagaggattctagaggccaaaataagacgataatcaagaataccaatttgttgatagaggcttcgttaaaaagttattaataattaaattcaaaaatttcaaatagttctggaaaaattattttcggttgcgggggtcaattgcaatcatttttggtgaatagacataccctcgaaatcctacctactttctagaaaaaataaaacaatgccTTCTAGTATTTTGTAAATTTAGTTTAtcgaattttgtatttaatagctaaaataataaaagattGTAAATTATGTGTCaaataaattgtataaaaattCTATATTGATATATGAAATCATATAATAGTTACTACTTCTTctcctttttcttcttcttcttcctgtTCCAAAACATCATTACCTTTATGTAATTTTTCATCTTTGATATTGGATGTTAattttttagtggataaaagtaAATGACAGGGAATTTTACGATCAATATCATCTTTATCAAAATTAGTTTTCCATATTAATAATTGACGATCTGCTCCACCAGAAGCAAAAACTTCCCCATTAGAAGAGAATGTTATTGATGTTACACTTGTACCATTTGCATGCCCTTTAAGTGTATAAATTGGACGACCCTCTAATAAATCTAAAACCTGTTTTAGAATTTTGAACACATCCAATGTAGATAACTGTATAAAATacgtaaatatataatataatataatctaCCTTCATTGTGGAATCATCAGAAGCAGTTAACATGAAATTTCCTTTAGGATGAAATTTGATCATGTTTACAGGACCTTTATGAGTTGCATAATGTTGATATAAAGAAGAAGAACGCAAATCAAACAATTTAATACTACCAGTCATATTTGCAGATCCAATAACAGAGCCGCTTGGATGAAATTCCACATGTGTGCTATAagctaataaaattatttattttgtatgtcagtttctaaagtattatttttgTGAAAATCCAAAAAGACTTAAAATAAGGGCACATTTTATACCTTTTATATCattaaaagttttaatacattgtCCACTAGTAAAATCCCAcaattttattgttttatcaTCACTACAGGAGACTATAAGTCTACCATCCAAAGAAAATCTAGCACATCTGACCCAACTTGTGTGACTTACTAAAGACATCAAAAATTTTCTTTGACACACAGTCCATAATTTAATGCTTTTATCGTCTGATGCAGTAAGTAACTATATCAATGTatacataaattaaaataatttacaaatatcAAATTAATAAATGATTAACTTTATTGTCATTTAAAATACTAATACCTTCTCTCCATCTGGACTAAATTCTACTGATCTAATAGCCCCTGAATGTGCTTTGAACTCTAAACATTGACCTGTTACTTTAGGGACCCAAATTCTGACAGACCTATCTTTAGATACACTAGCTATGACTTCTCCTGATGGTGCATAGGTAACATCATTAATAGCATCTTTATGTCCTAAAAATCTGTAAGCCCTTACAGACTCCTTAAGATTccatattattaaagttttatcCAAACTACTTGATACAAGTTGAGTGGTTTCAGGATGAAAACATAAACTTGTAATAATATTGTTGTGGCCTTTAAAATGTCTTTCAATTGAAGGATCACAAGCAGTTTCAATCATTGTTCTAATgtaacaaataaattaaatagagTTACAATGAAATACTTTCTCACACTTTTTAGAAGTTTTATAGTAGATTCCTCACGTTAACCGTGTATACATTAATTCATGAATAAAAACACTAACAAGTTTTAAAATTACGTTCATTCGAATCAAAACAATTTTTGACTACTGTAATCAATTGAGGTACTTATCGTTTGTGTTGCCAGCCGGGGTCTCTACGCATGCACAGTAGGTGAAACACGCGTGCAAACCGATGTACCGACATTGGAACACTGAACCTGGCATACGGCGTAAAATCTTCCGATTGGTAGAATGATAGTGGAAACACCGTATTCCACCAATCAGAAGACTTAAACATAGTATTACACGATGAATTTCGAATTGAGGTTTTTATTCTGAAAACCGAAAAAGATATGTTTGTATTCTTTAAAACATTCTCTACAAAATATGGATTTTCCAT is from Colletes latitarsis isolate SP2378_abdomen chromosome 4, iyColLati1, whole genome shotgun sequence and encodes:
- the Lnk gene encoding SH2B adapter-like protein Lnk isoform X1; this encodes MSFYTITAATPTTGTIISTTTITTTTTAAAVAVTATTTATSTTTTAPAVAVSPEAAPGWIEFCERHARASASDFAKAFCTYVSLNLPESARSNLSHRDFLRKFVESFCEHFESEYLRRTVRPPSLYNTRHTTINDRDINVVSQNNSAPIRTSSHEEFSDYSEHDGDAISPKPAHKPFFRRLSFKGLKKGKSFFHKQQSDEVELSHSEHRRDKHSKTKLSKIVVECRKEGIVNSLMGENIDGTQKWEKSRLALIKAIGGYMLEFYSPPKAVKPRSGVFCSAIIEARETTALEMPDHENTFVLKTQNMEFVIEAHDSNDMRSWLATIKYCMRTVQQNAMNPSSGTDATGDSLGHGLLAVGNEGDRLRANSASKSSRSATHEHGDETPNNPPEIPPRLRTRSNSNLELCSSQQDIEQMATNDGEMDLSSSLREYPWFHGTLPRSDAAQLVLHSAANGHGVFLVRQSETRKGEFVLTFNFQGRAKHLRMTLNDQGHCRVQHLCFPAIYDMLEHFRQNAIPLESGGTADVTLTEFVVANHTTRSSHHNVTGTNQQQLQERRPPAAPEPREVRTYGGSIRTRIESLERLEQQNNIVEQQSSSSSSGRAIQNTYSFF
- the Lnk gene encoding SH2B adapter-like protein Lnk isoform X2 gives rise to the protein MSFYTITAATPTTGTIISTTTITTTTTAAAVAVTATTTATSTTTTAPAVAVSPEAAPGWIEFCERHARASASDFAKAFCTYVSLNLPESARSNLSHRDFLRKFVESFCEHFESEYLRRTVRPPSLYNTRHTTINDRDINVVSQNNSAPIRTSSHEEFSDYSEHDGDAISPKPAHKPFFRRLSFKGLKKGKSFFHKQQSDEVELSHSEHRRDKHSKTKLSKIVVECRKEGIVNSLMGENIDGTQKWEKSRLALIKAIGGYMLEFYSPPKAVKPRSGVFCSAIIEARETTALEMPDHENTFVLKTQNMEFVIEAHDSNDMRSWLATIKYCMRTVQQNAMNPSSGTDATGDSLGHGLLAVGNEGDRLRANSASKSSRSATHEHGDETPNNPPEIPPRLRTRSNSNLELCSSQQDIEQMATNDGEMDLSSSLREYPWFHGTLPRSDAAQLVLHSAANGHGVFLVRQSETRKGEFVLTFNFQGRAKHLRMTLNDQGHCRVQHLCFPAIYDMLEHFRQNAIPLESGGTADVTLTEFVVANHTTRSSHHNVTGTNQQQLQERRPPAAPEPREVRVSSGSLTPLE
- the Atox1 gene encoding antioxidant 1 copper chaperone, giving the protein MASQVYEFNVEMTCDGCANAVTNVLNKKEGVTDIKIDLEGRKVSVTSILPSDEVLQVIKKTGKQCQFLGVKK
- the Poc1 gene encoding proteome of centrioles 1; this encodes MIETACDPSIERHFKGHNNIITSLCFHPETTQLVSSSLDKTLIIWNLKESVRAYRFLGHKDAINDVTYAPSGEVIASVSKDRSVRIWVPKVTGQCLEFKAHSGAIRSVEFSPDGEKLLTASDDKSIKLWTVCQRKFLMSLVSHTSWVRCARFSLDGRLIVSCSDDKTIKLWDFTSGQCIKTFNDIKAYSTHVEFHPSGSVIGSANMTGSIKLFDLRSSSLYQHYATHKGPVNMIKFHPKGNFMLTASDDSTMKVLDLLEGRPIYTLKGHANGTSVTSITFSSNGEVFASGGADRQLLIWKTNFDKDDIDRKIPCHLLLSTKKLTSNIKDEKLHKGNDVLEQEEEEEKGEEVLLNTKFDKLNLQNTRRHCFIFSRK